A window from Leptothermofonsia sichuanensis E412 encodes these proteins:
- a CDS encoding NADH-quinone oxidoreductase subunit J gives MNLAEGVQVVSFGLLALMMIGAALGVVLISNIVYSAFLLGGVFISMAGLYLLLNADFVATAQVLIYVGAVNVLILFAIMLVNKRQDFVPLPKAWIRKAATGLVCVGLFLLLATMIWITPWAFSSQVGAGNSAIVAIGKHFFSDFLLPFELASVLLLMALIGAVILARREFIPESVAGDVQQPVLMLPERPRELVGTVPGSRERM, from the coding sequence GTGAATCTGGCTGAAGGTGTTCAAGTTGTTTCGTTTGGGCTACTGGCTCTGATGATGATTGGGGCAGCCCTGGGGGTTGTCCTGATTTCAAATATTGTCTACTCAGCCTTTTTGCTGGGTGGTGTGTTTATCAGCATGGCGGGGCTATATTTGCTCTTAAATGCCGACTTTGTAGCCACGGCTCAGGTATTAATCTACGTGGGGGCTGTCAATGTCTTGATTTTGTTTGCCATTATGCTGGTGAACAAACGTCAGGACTTTGTCCCTTTACCGAAAGCCTGGATCCGGAAAGCCGCAACGGGACTGGTCTGCGTCGGTCTATTCCTGCTGCTGGCAACGATGATCTGGATTACACCCTGGGCATTTTCAAGTCAGGTGGGTGCTGGTAATTCTGCGATTGTGGCGATTGGCAAGCATTTCTTCAGTGACTTTCTGCTGCCTTTTGAGCTGGCATCAGTGTTGCTGCTGATGGCGCTGATTGGTGCTGTGATTTTGGCACGGCGGGAGTTCATTCCAGAATCTGTTGCAGGGGATGTTCAGCAACCTGTTCTGATGTTGCCAGAACGCCCGCGTGAGTTGGTTGGTACAGTGCCCGGCAGCCGTGAGCGGATGTAG
- the nuoK gene encoding NADH-quinone oxidoreductase subunit NuoK: MQLQLFLLLAAALFCIGIYGLINSRNAVRVLMSIELMLNAVNLNLMAFSNYLDPQTVKGQVFTTFVIAIAAAEAAVGLAIVLAIYRNRDTVDMEQFNLLKW, translated from the coding sequence ATGCAACTCCAATTGTTTCTTCTCTTAGCTGCCGCGCTGTTTTGCATTGGTATTTACGGGCTGATTAATAGTCGCAACGCTGTACGGGTGCTGATGTCAATTGAGCTGATGCTGAATGCGGTCAATCTGAATCTGATGGCATTTTCCAACTATTTAGACCCCCAGACAGTGAAGGGACAGGTATTCACCACTTTTGTAATTGCGATCGCAGCGGCAGAAGCGGCTGTTGGGTTGGCAATCGTCCTGGCAATTTACCGTAACCGTGACACTGTAGACATGGAACAATTTAACCTGCTCAAATGGTAG
- a CDS encoding citrate synthase, translated as MTVCEYRAGLEGIPATQSSISFVDGQRGILEYRGIPINQLAEKSTFLETAYLLIWGELPTREELELFEHEITHHRRLKYRIRDMMKCFPESGHPMDALQACAAALGLFYSRRALDDPAYIRAAAIRLLAKIPTMVAAFQLMRKGNDPVQPRDDLSYGANFLYMLNEQEPDPLPAHIFEVSLILHAEHTINASTFSAMVTASTLTDPYAVVASAVGTLAGPLHGGASEEVIWMLEEIGSVENVRPWLDEQLSGKAKIMGFGHRVYKVKDPRATILQQLAEKLFEKYGRDKYYDVAVELEQAVAEKLGHKGIYPNVDFYSGLVYRKLGIPTDLFTPVFAISRTAGWLAHWKEQLGENRIFRPTQIYTGLHEVPYVSIEER; from the coding sequence ATGACTGTCTGCGAATATAGGGCAGGGTTAGAAGGCATTCCTGCAACCCAATCTAGCATTAGTTTTGTGGATGGACAGCGGGGAATTTTAGAGTATCGAGGGATTCCAATCAACCAACTGGCAGAAAAAAGCACATTCCTGGAAACAGCATACCTCCTGATTTGGGGCGAGTTACCGACCAGGGAAGAGCTTGAGCTTTTCGAACATGAAATTACCCACCATCGGCGGCTCAAGTATCGCATCCGCGACATGATGAAGTGCTTTCCTGAAAGTGGTCATCCAATGGATGCTCTACAAGCCTGTGCGGCTGCCCTGGGTCTTTTTTATTCTCGCCGTGCCCTCGACGATCCTGCTTACATCCGTGCTGCGGCCATTCGTCTGTTAGCCAAAATACCAACCATGGTCGCCGCCTTTCAGTTGATGCGAAAGGGGAACGATCCAGTCCAGCCCCGGGATGACCTGAGCTACGGTGCCAATTTTTTGTACATGCTGAATGAACAGGAGCCAGATCCACTTCCTGCGCACATTTTTGAGGTCAGTTTGATTCTCCATGCAGAGCATACCATCAACGCTTCTACCTTCTCGGCCATGGTGACCGCTTCTACCCTGACAGATCCTTACGCTGTCGTGGCTTCTGCGGTAGGCACCCTGGCAGGTCCCCTGCATGGAGGAGCCAGTGAAGAAGTCATCTGGATGCTGGAGGAAATTGGCTCGGTAGAAAATGTACGGCCCTGGCTGGACGAACAGTTGAGTGGTAAAGCGAAAATCATGGGCTTTGGACACCGGGTTTACAAAGTCAAAGACCCGCGAGCCACGATTCTGCAACAACTGGCAGAAAAGCTATTTGAGAAGTACGGACGGGATAAATACTATGACGTTGCGGTTGAACTGGAACAGGCGGTAGCAGAAAAGCTGGGGCACAAGGGTATCTATCCCAACGTAGATTTCTATTCTGGTCTGGTTTATCGAAAATTGGGTATTCCAACCGACCTGTTTACCCCGGTATTTGCCATTTCTCGCACAGCCGGCTGGCTGGCCCACTGGAAAGAGCAACTCGGGGAAAATCGAATTTTCCGCCCCACTCAAATTTATACGGGGCTGCATGAGGTTCCTTACGTTTCGATTGAGGAGCGTTGA
- a CDS encoding FkbM family methyltransferase yields the protein MEQHGNSDIERGSFIASLILLKNGNVPIKSLIDVGCADGNFALQCWNLFEGEIELLNIDAQEIYRDSLQKIQEVVGGHYRIVCASSFNGQIRLRQGKHAYWSKLNQSFSQLNEADTDETLVEARTLNSLVSEVQLPPPYLIKMDIEGAEFSALQGATHLLDDTSAIILETDIFYDLNSSGNFLDIYNFLGTRNFSLFDITSLGYRPSDHILYQIYSVFLNKKYEFRHTRPFIENSDSLTELMNERRAYILNLNEQILSDIREFKTMLSSFTANPMEEPSSDKASG from the coding sequence ATGGAGCAACACGGTAATAGCGATATTGAAAGAGGCTCTTTTATTGCCTCCTTAATCCTTCTTAAAAATGGTAATGTCCCGATCAAATCGCTCATTGATGTCGGGTGTGCCGATGGAAATTTTGCCCTGCAATGCTGGAATTTATTTGAAGGCGAAATCGAATTATTGAATATTGATGCGCAGGAAATCTATCGAGATAGCCTCCAGAAAATTCAGGAGGTCGTCGGGGGGCACTATCGCATCGTCTGCGCTTCATCTTTCAATGGTCAGATCAGGCTTCGCCAGGGCAAACATGCCTATTGGAGTAAACTCAACCAGTCTTTTAGCCAGCTCAATGAAGCAGATACCGATGAAACCCTGGTCGAAGCCAGAACCCTAAATTCACTGGTCTCAGAGGTCCAGTTACCGCCTCCCTACCTGATCAAAATGGATATTGAGGGTGCAGAATTTAGCGCCTTACAGGGAGCCACCCATTTATTAGATGACACTTCGGCTATTATTCTTGAGACAGATATATTCTATGACTTAAACAGCAGTGGTAACTTTCTGGACATTTATAACTTTTTGGGAACCAGGAATTTTTCACTGTTTGACATCACCAGCCTGGGTTACCGACCCAGCGATCACATCCTGTACCAGATATACTCTGTATTCCTGAATAAAAAGTATGAATTCAGGCATACACGCCCATTTATCGAAAATAGCGATAGCTTAACGGAATTGATGAACGAAAGACGAGCTTATATTTTGAACTTAAATGAGCAAATCCTCAGTGATATCCGTGAGTTCAAAACAATGCTCTCTTCTTTCACCGCCAATCCGATGGAGGAGCCATCCAGTGATAAAGCTTCAGGTTGA
- the nuoH gene encoding NADH-quinone oxidoreductase subunit NuoH — protein MNSGIDVQEIFVRSLMDLGLPAGAAKAIWMPLPMLLMIIGATVGVLVTVWLERKISAAAQQRIGPEYIGPLGVLAPVADGLKLIFKEDVIPAKSDGLLFTLGPVIVVIPVFLSYMIVPFGQNLVVTNVGMGVFLWIALSSIAPIGLLMSGYASNNKYSLLGGLRAAAQSISYEIPLALSVLAIAMMSNSLSTVDIVDQQAGYGILGWNIWRQPIGFLIFWIAALAECERIPFDLPEAEEELVAGYQTEYSGMKFALFYLGAYVNLVLSALLVAVLYLGGWEFPIPLNLVANWLGVAEANPIFQIVTASLGIVMTLLKAYFLVFLAILLRWTVPRVRIDQLLDLGWKFLLPVSLVNLLLTAGLKLAFPAAFGG, from the coding sequence ATGAACTCAGGAATCGACGTACAGGAAATCTTCGTTCGGTCTTTGATGGATTTGGGTCTGCCGGCAGGGGCAGCCAAGGCCATCTGGATGCCCCTGCCCATGCTGTTGATGATTATTGGGGCAACGGTAGGGGTTCTGGTCACGGTTTGGTTAGAGCGAAAAATTTCGGCAGCAGCACAACAGCGGATTGGTCCAGAGTACATTGGTCCCCTGGGTGTGCTGGCACCCGTTGCAGATGGATTGAAGCTCATCTTTAAGGAGGACGTGATTCCAGCCAAGTCGGATGGGCTTTTGTTTACCCTGGGTCCCGTTATTGTCGTAATTCCAGTTTTTCTGTCCTACATGATCGTACCGTTCGGGCAGAATCTGGTAGTGACTAATGTGGGCATGGGGGTTTTTCTCTGGATTGCCCTATCCAGCATAGCCCCGATCGGACTGTTGATGTCGGGATATGCCTCGAATAACAAATATTCCCTGCTGGGTGGGTTACGGGCAGCCGCGCAGTCTATCAGCTATGAAATTCCCTTGGCGCTTTCGGTATTGGCGATCGCCATGATGTCTAATTCACTCAGCACCGTTGACATTGTGGATCAGCAAGCGGGCTATGGCATCCTAGGTTGGAACATCTGGCGCCAACCGATTGGCTTTTTAATTTTTTGGATCGCTGCTCTGGCAGAGTGTGAGCGGATTCCATTTGACCTGCCAGAAGCAGAAGAAGAGCTGGTTGCGGGCTATCAAACTGAATATTCAGGGATGAAGTTTGCCCTTTTCTACCTGGGAGCTTACGTCAATTTAGTGCTCTCAGCCTTGCTGGTTGCTGTTCTTTACCTGGGTGGTTGGGAGTTTCCGATTCCGCTCAATCTGGTTGCCAACTGGCTGGGGGTCGCTGAGGCGAATCCCATCTTTCAGATTGTCACCGCCTCTCTGGGAATTGTGATGACGTTGCTGAAGGCTTACTTTCTGGTATTTCTGGCCATTCTACTACGCTGGACCGTGCCTCGTGTTCGAATTGACCAGTTGTTAGACCTGGGCTGGAAATTCCTGCTGCCGGTATCCCTTGTGAATCTTTTATTGACCGCCGGGTTGAAACTGGCATTTCCTGCGGCATTTGGCGGTTGA
- the ndhI gene encoding NAD(P)H-quinone oxidoreductase subunit I — MKFLKQVGDYTKEAVQAARYIGQGLSVTFDHMQRRPVTVQYPYEKLIPSEQFRGRIHFEFDKCIACEVCVRVCPINLPVVDWEFNPEMKKKELKHYSIDFGVCIFCGNCVEFCPTNCLSMTEEYELSTYDRHELNYDNVALGRLPYKVTNDPMVTPLRELAYLPKGVISPHDLPADARRAGQRPEEILEQIEKS, encoded by the coding sequence CTGAAGTTTCTTAAACAAGTTGGCGACTACACCAAAGAGGCTGTCCAGGCAGCCCGCTATATTGGTCAGGGGTTGTCGGTCACGTTCGACCATATGCAGCGGCGTCCGGTAACGGTTCAGTATCCCTACGAAAAGCTCATTCCTTCAGAGCAGTTCAGGGGACGAATCCACTTTGAGTTTGATAAGTGCATTGCCTGTGAGGTCTGTGTTCGGGTTTGTCCCATCAATCTACCGGTAGTGGATTGGGAATTTAACCCAGAAATGAAAAAGAAGGAACTTAAGCATTACAGTATTGACTTTGGGGTCTGTATTTTCTGCGGTAACTGTGTGGAGTTTTGCCCAACGAACTGTCTGTCAATGACAGAAGAGTATGAGCTTTCGACCTATGACCGCCACGAGTTAAATTATGACAACGTTGCGCTCGGTCGTCTGCCCTATAAGGTAACCAACGATCCAATGGTGACCCCGCTAAGGGAACTGGCATACCTGCCGAAGGGAGTCATTTCTCCCCACGATTTGCCAGCGGATGCTCGTCGGGCTGGACAGCGTCCTGAAGAAATTTTAGAGCAGATAGAAAAATCGTAA